CTCATTAGCTTCAATAGGAGATAACAAAAACTGTAAGGCTGATGGCCTTGTCTTACAGCATTAGGCGTAGTGTATTGCAGTGTTGACGAGATGAAGTTGCGAACTCCGTTGGCCTAGCAACCTCCAAGTACCTCTGTACCTTCCCTTATGTGTTATCTTATCAACGACCGCATGGTCCCACCTCCTGACGCATGTGGGGAGTGACAATGACGAACCGCCGCTTCCCCAGCGGTCACCCCAGCCCGCTCTCCGTCGCAGCGTTGCGCCTCGAAACTGAGCCGGGTTCAGGCACGAGACCACCACGACCACCGCCAGCGTCCCTCCGTCACCGATCTCCGATCAGAGCCcgaccgccgacgacgtccggCCACTCTGCATCACAGCATCTTGTTCATTCCAGCACCCGATCCTACTTGGACTTCGAAAATATACATCTCGTCCCCTCTCCACGAGAGGAATCGCCGTTCCAAACCCGCATagcctcctcccctcctctcccccctcccttctccgATCTCGAATCCCCTCAAAATGGGTGGCAACGCGAGCAAAGTCACCGCCCAGGACAAGTAAGTCCCCGTCAAATCCCTTGGGCCCTCCGACCACCAGCGTAACACCGCATTAACAATGCGCGCATCCCAACCCTACTCGACCGCCTTGATCCTTCGCCTGCTGACCACCGCTTCCCCACCAGGGCCATCCTCGACCTCAAGCTCCAACGCGATAAGCTCCACCAGTACCAGCGCCGCATCACCGTCCTCACGGACAAGGAGACGGCCGTTGCCAAGCAGATGCTCGCCAAGGGCGACAAGCCGCGCGCGCTGCTCGCCCTGCGCCGCAAGAAATATCAGGAGTCCCTCCTCCAAAAGACCGACGCCcagctcgagcagctcgagaagctcacATCGTCGGTTGAGTTCGCCATGATCCAAAAGGACGTGGTCTTTGGCCTGCAACAGGGCACCAAAGTCCTCAAGGAGATACACTCGGAGATGGGCGGCATCGAGCATGTCGAGAAGCTCATGGGCGAGACAGCCGATGCGATCGCTTACCAAAAGGTTGGTCGTCCACTCGTCCTTCGGGAACGAACCCTCCTTTTGGAGGATCATGCGAAGGCTTGGCGCGGCGCAGGTCTTGTCTGCGTGAGGGACATGGTGCTAACAGTACCCTCCCACCTCATAGGAAGTCAGCGACATGCTTGGCGGCCGCATCTCGGtccaggacgaggaggaggtcgaagacgagctcgccgctctcgaggccagtgtcgccgccgaagacgctGCCCGCAACCCACCCAGACAACACAAGCTCCCCACGGTACCCGACACGGAACTGCCGGTGCCAGATGCGacagaagaggaggagccgGCAGCGCAGCAGCGCGTGCGGACGAGGCAGCCCATGCTGGCGGCATAGCCTGaccgaccccccccccccccccccccctctctctcccctcttttTAATCTTCCTTCACTTTTTTCATTTTCACAATTCCTTTTGGCGATCGGTGGCGTGGGCGGCGCTTCTAATTTTCAATGCAGAGCATTCCCGAGGTTTGGTTGCATTTTCAAGGAGTTGAGGTCGGGGCACGCCTTGTTTCTTTAACGACCTTTTGTTAACTATTCCCATCATCATGCGGCGGCGATACGACAATAGACAGGGTGCTGGGCTGGATATTTGTTTACTCTTCTGGATTATTCCAACCACATTGCCCGACGTTGCCCGGTTTGTTTCGGACTGTTGGGTTCAGGGCCACTAGAAACGCCCCTTAGGAGCTGGGTTTATGCGAGCTGATGCTCATCAATGTGACGACACTTGAAACTGGAGTTGATGATAGTCGTCGGCCCACTTTGGGAAGAAAGAGTTTTACCAGCTCAGTCAAGTTGATGGTTCTTTCTATTGCGTTGACACTGCCGTATTCCATCCAGCGGACCCACTGAGTCGTGCTGTTGTTCCTCTGCTAAACAATGACTGGAGCAGTTTTGCTCGCCGAACTTGGGTATCAAAATCTAACAAAATCCTTGCACCCTCTGTCTCCTGAACGAAGAAGGGAAGTCCATGCCTACCACCCAGGCAGGTTAAAGGTTCTTCCACAGAGAATGATGCTATTCCCTCAACGCCTCGTAAATGCTATCCTTCATGCTTAATCCGTTACCCATGCTGTGTATGTAAACTATTGCAACCGGATTGCATATCCAGTTTTCCGTCATTCAAGAACAATCACGCCGTCGTCTGCACGTGGCCAGTGGCGCTGTGCAggaggtggtgatggtgggtATTGGTCGAATCTGAACGGGTCCCCTCCTCGTTGCATCGGCCTCGCCTGTCGATGAACAGGTATACCATATGTTGTTCCCTGCAATGGATGGTATTGACGATGTTCGATTGGCCTACACGGTTTACATTGTCAGTATGAGAATCCTACTCCTCCATCAACGCCCAGAACTTACATTCCACCATCCGCAGAAGATAGAAAGTCGCCCTGTACAACCCTCTCGGGTCTGAATCCCTCGACGCGACCATGGCCAGGTCCATGATATGAAAGTTCAGCGGGGGGCGCTCGCTCGGCACGTCTCACGTAAACGGCTTGTCCAGGAATGTCGACCGGCCGGAACTGAGGCACACCATAGGCCCGATGATCACCGAAAGAAGGCCCAGGGCGGGTGACAGGGCATTCCCTGAGTCTGAGGAAACCCTCCTCTGCCAGCCCGTTTCGTTGCTCTGTAGGGCGATCCTCTCGCAGACGAATGAAGCCCTCATCCATGGGAATGGGCCGATATGTTTCCGGGCCATCATCATGTCTGGGGCGGCGAACGGCCAGTATCTCGACACCGGGCCCGAATCTGTCCCTGACACTTTCGCCCGTGCGGTAGGCTGTGCCTGGATGGACGGTCTGGTCCTCAATCATAATGGGATTGGCCTTCTCGCCAAGAACCCTGTCAAGTCGCCCGTACTGCTCTTCCTTGTGCGCAATCCTGTCAATGTAGCCATGTGGTCTAGCAGAACCATAATCCCGTACTGGCTGATGACCTGCCGCTCGAGTGGTATCATGTGGCACACGGTGAATTGGCATCTCAGGGGCTCGAACGAGGTCCTGGTCTCTGGCCGAAGGTCTGGCATGTACGGAATAACTCTGTTGAATCTGAGGTCGCTGCAAGTGGCGATCTTCTCGCGCAACTGGGCCACGAGGTAGGGAGTTCAAGCGGCATTGCAGATCGTCACCCCTGCGATCCGTGTACTCCACCATGCCACGAGTATAGCGTGATGGAGATCGGATAGAGTCGGGGGACTTTGGCTCAATAGAGGGATGTAGGAAGTCTTGCAGTTGGTGACTCTCCGATGACCGAGCGGTTCCATGATTCATGAGGCAACGACTGAGAGTGTTGCTAGTGTCATTTACCTTTTGCATTGTGGAACTGGATGGCAAATACAGAGAGCGCATAGGATGGGACCGCGCCGCATAAGCACCGTCCATATGCTGCCTGTCCTCATACAAGTTGTTGCCGAACTGGCCAGGGAGAGGCCTCGCCTGCGGATGCGGATAGCCGTCATCATTTACAGGAGCTCTGTTGTCGATAGGTGCAGCAGGCCGGCCGTGACTTGCGGAACTGTCCGCCATACCTGGCTGGTCCGAACGACAATCGGGGGCTCTTTGCCGCCGCATAGCGCTATCCCAGGCGGCATCTCTGGCAGCCTCGTATCGGCTGAAGTTGCGCTCACGATGATTAGCGCGTTTGCGCGCCCTTTTGGCGATTCTCTTAGATGTTCCGGGCGTCGCATGGGGCACTGGGGACCCCGGACGGGATAAAATGGCCGTCGACAAGCGTTTGCGGTGGCTGGCGACATTCTGGGATGCGGCTGGCGCCGACACTCTGCCAGTGTTGTGCGGCCTGTCAATGAGTATCTCTGATGATTCGGAGTCGGGCTCCTCGCCCGATTCCTCATCATCTGAGTCGTCAGATAACACCACGACTTCGCGAAGAATTTCGTCAAGCTGATTGCggccgttctcgtcgtcaCCTCGCCacttgacgaggatgtccAGGCAGAGCTGCTCTGTGGCTCTTCTGGCATTGTGCCACGATGTCTCCCTAAGAAGCTCGTCATATCTGGTGTGGTTGTGCCGAATGTGCGCCAGGACGGCAAGCTGCACTCGCCGTGAAAGAGAAAGATCCTGCTGCAACCCTACGACCAGGTCGCCTTTGAAATGTCTCCCCTGTGATGATCTGTCAGCACCGCCCGTCGTCCTCTTGCTACTCTTGTGGTTCGACCAACTTTCTGGAAGGCATGATCGATGATCTGTTGTCGGTCGGTGTTCGGGATCCGGGGGAAAAGCTCGCGCAACGCGGCATCCGCCTGCTTGTCGATTTCGTCTTGGCCGTCGGGAATTTTTTCTACCAGCCCACCGTCTCCTTGCCCGATGAGTTCGGGGACGTAGACATCATGCAGCCCAAGCTCGGCTAATGCCCGGTCCACGATGTTTTCGCGAATGTGATACCCGACTCGGTGGATCTGAAGGCTTAAGTCCGATGCAtccttcttggcctttgTCTGTATCCCGCGTGGTGAGCCACTGCGTGCGTGCGTCACGGTGGTTAATCTGCCTTACCACAATATAGACCGAAGCGCCCAGCTCTCTTGAGATGTCCTGGCATCGTTCGGTCAGTTCAGGATTCCCGATGGGAATGTACCTCATGCCGGGTGGCGGGTCCGTGTTCGTTGTGTTCTGATCGGCGATGGTTAGTCCGACGGTTGGTAGATGCTGAGAATCTCGCCCCAAAAGCGTACCTCGAGAAGCAacggcttcttcctctctttgTTCTCGATGAACTCGAAATAAGATTGGTGCTTGGTATTGGTGATCGCCTTGACTGGTTTTGCGGCGACAAGCcctggcggcagcggcgcgcTGCGGTCAATGGGCTTGCTGACCTTGCCAGCTTTCTTGTGTCGATCCTTGGCCGCACCACGAGGGCCGGGCTGTGTACGTTTTTCTCTCCCCATGTCTGATGACTCCCTTTGTTATCAGCTTACCATGGTGGTCGAGGACCAAGCAAGAATTTCTAACACTGTCCgttctctctccttctttcttttggaggaaaaaaaaaaaggatgATAAATGACAGTTAGtgaggatgacggcggcaaATGTCTTGCACTGAAGACAACACGCAGAATGGTGGTCAAGTCAAGTACGTAAAGCCAGAAAAGGCGCGTCTCTGGTGATGTAGTAGCACCTTCTTCCcgaaggcgtcgacgacgttAGCAAGTGTGGCTCTTGCTGTCGTAcgaagagggaaaaaagcaGTAGTCACGCAGGGTgtaaggtaggtagtagTAGACAGCAAAGAAAGGTCAAATGtccgggcggcggcggagatcTGAATCTGCGACTCGTCGTCAAACAGGTGCAGCAAGGGCTTGTTGCACTTGGGGGGAAGGCGCGCGGGCGATGCTTGGATGCTGAATGCTTTGAAAGCACAAGGTCACAAGTCACGACTGGACGCCGGGGCAGGTTGAGGCAGAGTAGTGTGTCGTTCGGGTTCTGGAAGAAGATGCAGAGCCGCCCAACGACCTGGGTCGGGTCGCAACCTGGAGCCTCTTTGGCTTATCACCACGTGACGATAGTGGCGGGGCCATTATGCACAAGCTTACctaggcggcggcggcagaggcagGTGCCAATGTTTCGCTTTGCCTATTGGCGGGTGCACCGAGTACGGCTCACCGAAGCGTTGGTTCGCAGCCAGTCCTTCGGCATACTAGAAGGAGCTGGTGTCACCCGAGGATGTTTCAATCACAAACTTACAGCAAGAAAGATTCGTCTAGACTCCTCAGCCAGACATACATTTACCAGATCGCCGTATCACTGACGACATTAATGGGCCGCCTTATCCGTAAGTACAGTGGTAAGGTAGCACGAGGTCACTTGCAAACCTGGCCATTGCGCCTATTGAACTGTCATTGAATGATTGATCGATTGCGCTCGATTCCAAGCTACAAATAGGTCCTGTCTGTGTGTTCTCGTTCCGTATTCCCATCTTAGTATGTTTGGTGGTGTCCATCCTAACCGCTGAGCCAAAACGCCACTGGCCATCCTGGGTGCGGCCGTTAAGGATGCCGACATGACCGCCGGCGAGTATTTCATAAATCACACAATTCCTTAGTTATCATCCAGAGAGTTGACGTGCTTCTTCATGAATTCGAAGGCCGAAAAAAAGATGGCGTTCACAGCGCACGAGCGTCCCATGGACACGCCGAGCCCGCGATACATGTGTCGTTTGAAGAATTCAATCTTGGGAGGCGGCTCAACCTGCTGCCCCTTGGAGTACAGGAGAGAGTTCCGCTGGTAGATGCTCTTTGCCGAGTCGATGGGGTCTGCCAGAGTTAGCATGTGCCGTAGGCGTAATGGATGATATACTGCATGTGCTTACAGATCATTGCCCAGGATACTATTCCGCAAAGACCCCCCGAGATAACAACCGATAACTTATTGGTCGTTGGATGGTCGCCACCAAACGTGGTTCCGAGTTGCTTCCCGCTCTCGTAAACCATGAAGTATATGGCCGTCCCCAGCGTATCTCGCACTAGAGTGGTCAGCTGAGGGTTTTGATGGGGTTGTACGCCTGGGCAGACTTACACAAGTGCAAGTTGAAGCCAGTGTAGAGCCCCAAAGCACCCCTATGGCGGATGATGTTTCGCATGGTTTTGAAGGTACCCTTGTTCTGGTAGCTGGCCGCGACCTGGTGGCCATTGGTGGCGCGGCAGTTGGCCTCCTTGAGCTTTTGCTGGTCCGACAGCAGAACAGACACCTGCGCGCTGAGTTTTGTCAACTCAAACGGGCAGGCAAGGAGCGTGATACACGAGCCGGCCGTAGCGCCGGCCGCTCCAAAGCAGGCAATCGAGTAAAGGTTGGGGTAGGTGCCTTTCTTGTTGACGTGCTGCACGACGTCGAATCCCAAGGCGTTTTTTATCCAGCCAGAATAGCTGTACTTGGCCCGCTGGTAGATCGAAAAGGACATGGTCCGTACGAGAGTGATGCTGGCCATTGGGGCGAGCACGCCTACGGAAGGGGGGACGCGGAAGAAGGTTAGCGATGCGATCAATACTGTGGCCATGGTGAGGGGCCGCGGGTGCCAGGGAGGTGTGCCTTACCCCGAAAGAAGCCTCTCAGCTTCTCGGTGCGGTACGTGTGCCTCACGCAGTCGAGGAAACCCTCGTACCGGTAGGTCTGCATTCGCGTCTTCACGCTATCGAGAGGGAATGCAACGACGGTGGAAAACATGCTCGAGGTGCTTGCGGCGATCTCGGTGCGGTACCGCTTGACCAGCCTCTGCGGGCGCTCTTCCTGAGCTCGAGGCATGATCGCAGTCGGTTGGCGGGCCGGAACATGGTGTCTTGATTGATATTCGGCTTCTGTCGCTGGCATGCTTCTAGCAATGGCAATGTGGCAGCACCTTCAGACGGTGATCTCGAGAGAGAGATCAAGGTCTTTCAGCGCGGTCGTGATACGGCCCTGTACTTGTTTTGGGGGTAGGTCCATCCAGACCACCGCAGGTGGAGGCTGTTTTGTGACAGCGAACGGGGATGGATGTCTGTCGAGGGTTCGCGAGGTTCGAGGGGCGGGCCAAGgggacgatggcgatgacgagtCGAGTGGTCGGTCAGAGATGGCAGGCACAGAGAGCGACTTTACGGTAGTCTGGGGAATCGAGAGCTGAACCCCCGGGAATTGACGCTGTTGTGCCCACTGACCATGAGAGATTTGCGGGTTGCGTTgaaagagggaggaaggggatTGACTGTTTGAAGGGTTGACGCGAACTACCTCTGTACTTCTACGGTGGATGGATTGCGGGGTCGGCAACGCCGCAGTGGTGGGAGTCAATCAGTGTTCATTCCGGCGTGGAAAGGTACATCCGCATCAGACTCAGGCCCAGGTCAGCTACGGTTCGATTACAGCACCAAACCTTCCTTACCTTTGGTCTGACCTCATGGGTCGGTACAGCACCCCACCCTAACTACCTACGATCTTCTCTTGGGGAAGGTACTCGTACTGCAAGAGTTGTGCTGCAAGGTACCTACTTAAGCAAACAGAAAGCATCGGTCCAGACTGCAGGGCAAGCTCATGGATGATGGAAAGCTGCAGATGGGAGGCCGCCCTCCTTGGCCCGCCCAACACCAGTAACACGGCCACTGATTGGAGTCCACAGCAAGGaggtagcagcagcaggtccAGCGAGCCTCTCACTGAAACGGGGACAGGGCCCGGGTAGGATCTACAGCAATTCTGCGCTTTTCATTCGCCTCTCCTGATAGCGACCGCTAAGAATACGTACAAAACCGCACAGAAACTGACACCCCTTCCCTCACTGGGCCGTCGCCCTGGCTGCCGGAATCCACCATCACATGGAAGCCAGAATCCCAAGCGGTCTCTTGtcttttctccctccctctcctgaCCTTGATGCATTGTCCGTCTTTCGAACGAGGGGTCGACCGGCAATCTCACATCAATGACGGGTCGGTTACACGGGGCTGGAAGCGTGCGATGTTTCCGAATTGGATATTTTTGGGAGTTTCAAGGACGAGATCTATACGGAACAGCTCATCCCGTCCGCACCGACCAAAAAAGGGGGCTGCCGACACGGTCCTGACGGCCGAGAAAGACCCTTGGCTCCGACACGGGCACGGCGGATACGCCTGGACCATCTTCAGCTCTCGGCATTCTCCACCCCACCTTGTATCTTAAAGGGGTATGAGTGAGTCCCTATAGTTGTACAGGCCGTTGGCTCTCTCCCCCAACCTTTGGGGGATTTCCCGCTCCATGTGCGAAAACGTCATTGTCTCCAAACACGCAGTCCTCGACTCACGTTCCATGGCAAACCTTACGTTGCAAGTCTCATTGTCGAGTGCTACAAATGCCTTAATCGGATGCCTCGTGGCAGGACTCCGCCCCAGGAAGCGGCCATCAGCTCATGGACAGCAACCATCGACATTAAATGGGCGCCAGCAGCGCTTCACCAGACTCATCATCGACAATGCAACCATCAACTAGTGTGAGTCGTGTTTGGTTGTCTCGTAGACGAGGCGAGTGTATCTGTCCGGACTAGGTTAGCGTGTTCGCCGCTCTATCTCAGGCTCGCCTCAACGATGACTTTATGTACCTCAGTCACAACGACCTAGTACGTCACTCCCTACTTCAGCGCAAGTTGTGCTTTTACTGTACAAGAGTGGTGAGTGGTGCTGCATGGTATTCAACGTAGGACATGTGGACCAAGGGTTGGACGGGTTGACACGGAGAACAGGGGGCAATCTACCGTCACATACTCGTGTGCTCGACTGAGGTCTGTCTTCTCTATAAGATACGCCCAGCCTGTGTAAGCAGGCAGCGCCCGTAGCGCCGTGTTAGCACAAAGTCGACTTCTTCGAAACTCAAGAAATAGATCCATTCTGAGCTCGACCAAACTAGATACTGGACTTGCCCTGACGTGCCTgtcatcgttgtcgtccCCTTCGATCCCGGACGAGTTGTGGACTAACCAACTCACATGCAGGGAGGCTTCAAGTCATCCTCGGTCCTTCTCTTGATTCGCCTCTCTCGATTCCGTGGCAGAGCTGGTTGGAGAACAATAGAGCCAATTCGCCCCAGTGGTTGTCAGCCGGTGTGCTATGAAAAGCATCGCCGggctttcttttttttgaTTCCTTGTGTATGACTTGATGCTCTTCCAGACCAAGGAAATGAGCTGCCAAGTCTTCGCCTTACCAATTTGGCGCGCCCGTTTCATCTCTCACTAAGAATATTGTATTCATTGTGCCTTGTGACCGGTCAGGTTTTGGAGTGAGCCAAGGTTGGACGTTCTCTGCACTGCCTTCCCTTCCTGGATGATTGTGTCCCTCCTGAAGGCCACCTTGCTCATGACGCTGGTGATCGGGATAATACCCGTATCCTTCATCATCTCTTCGTCCGAATCATGCGGGAAAGACCCAGCATCACGCCGTACTTCAGTCTGAGCCCTTCGTCCATCCATGTCGTTTACCCTGATGAAATGCCCCGCGTCTGGCACGGTGCTGGTGCCATCGGCCAACCGTTCGTATACAGCCCTGTTGACCCACGTGGTGTTCCACATGCTTTTGGTCAGCGATTTAGCATATCTCTTGCCCCCAGCAGGCTGTTGGTTGATTAGGAACCGCGATGTGGACTTTTGAAATACATCAGGGAGGGGATAG
This genomic interval from Colletotrichum higginsianum IMI 349063 chromosome 9, whole genome shotgun sequence contains the following:
- a CDS encoding Snf7 family protein produces the protein MGGNASKVTAQDKAILDLKLQRDKLHQYQRRITVLTDKETAVAKQMLAKGDKPRALLALRRKKYQESLLQKTDAQLEQLEKLTSSVEFAMIQKDVVFGLQQGTKVLKEIHSEMGGIEHVEKLMGETADAIAYQKVGRPLVLRERTLLLEDHAKAWRGAGLVCEVSDMLGGRISVQDEEEVEDELAALEASVAAEDAARNPPRQHKLPTVPDTELPVPDATEEEEPAAQQRVRTRQPMLAA
- a CDS encoding Mitochondrial carrier protein, translating into MPATEAEYQSRHHVPARQPTAIMPRAQEERPQRLVKRYRTEIAASTSSMFSTVVAFPLDSVKTRMQTYRYEGFLDCVRHTYRTEKLRGFFRVLIASLTFFRVPPSVGVLAPMASITLVRTMSFSIYQRAKYSYSGWIKNALGFDVVQHVNKKGTYPNLYSIACFGAAGATAGSCITLLACPFELTKLSAQVSVLLSDQQKLKEANCRATNGHQVAASYQNKGTFKTMRNIIRHRGALGLYTGFNLHLLRDTLGTAIYFMVYESGKQLGTTFGGDHPTTNKLSVVISGGLCGIVSWAMIYPIDSAKSIYQRNSLLYSKGQQVEPPPKIEFFKRHMYRGLGVSMGRSCAVNAIFFSAFEFMKKHVNSLDDN
- a CDS encoding Integral membrane protein is translated as MWNTTWVNRAVYERLADGTSTVPDAGHFIRVNDMDGRRAQTEVRRDAGSFPHDSDEEMMKDTGIIPITSVMSKVAFRRDTIIQEGKAVQRTSNLGSLQNLTGHKAQ